In a single window of the Manis javanica isolate MJ-LG chromosome 16, MJ_LKY, whole genome shotgun sequence genome:
- the LOC140846907 gene encoding anthrax toxin receptor-like isoform X4: MRSCGWGAVALHLAEPLSSHQSRSVNDNWEFTQSFVQDLVNRFKNPKQRMSFITYSTHGRINMKLTSNRKKINNALVELLNIRPSGAINMQHGLEKANEQIERTRAAGAKVPSLIIVLTGEQLLPESFAETQVEAAKSKQLGATLYFVGVQNYQLSQLLEIAGEEDHLFQVDSGYPGLEDIVDPLIARSCVQITSVDFSAICNRDTNEVKVIGKGFKNIQKDEVVCQFRLGKETARIEALSVQDTSITCPGPKLNNQGQAVFIDISLNNGLSFIKTDFDVSNRSCVTSRERTPHALLDAVSPAAQRHTIPHAVPVVIRHINPDEKSSSPVFSFKPLYWAVPLMVLPFLVLLCCCIGRRCTACIPGSLGKKCLTVIMSCCKKGETTAQTGDSAVPLLTPVVDHPAAHSINPAAIASSSAPAHGASVPNLPN, from the exons atcacGCAGTGTAAATGACAACTGGGAGTTCACACAGAGCTTTGTGCAGGATTTggtgaacagatttaaaaa CCCCAAACAGCGTATGTCGTTCATTACCTACTCGACACACGGCCGCATCAACATGAAGCTGACCTCGAACAG aaaaaaaataaacaatgcgCTTGTTGAATTGCTCAATATACGACCTTCCGGAGCCATAAATATGCAGCACGGATTGGAAAAG GCCAATGAGCAGATCGAAAGAACACGAGCTGCAG GAGCAAAGGTACCCAGCCTCATCATCGTGCTGACAGGTGAACAACTGCTGCCAGAATCGTTTGCAGAGACACAAGTTGAA gctgcAAAATCCAAGCAGTTGGGGGCAACTCTGTATTTCGTAGGTGTGCAAAATTATCAGCTATCCCAG CTGTTGGAAATTGCTGGTGAAGAGGATCATCTGTTTCAAGTGGACAGTGGATACCCTGGACTGGAAGACATCGTTGACCCA CTTATAGCAAGGTCATGTGTGCAGATTACGTCTGTGGATTTCTCCGCTATCTGCAACAGAG ATACAAATGAAGTCAAGGTTATtggaaaaggttttaaaaacatacagaagGATGAAGTTGTGTGTCAGTTTCGACTTGGAAAGGAAACGGCAA GAATAGAGGCTCTATCTGTGCAAGACACCTCCATTACATGCCCAGGACCGAAGTTAAATAATCAGGGCCA GGCCGTCTTCATTGATATCAGCCTGAATAATGGCCTGTCCTTTATCAAGACCGATTTCGATGTCAGCAATAGAAGCTGTGTGACTTCCAGG GAGAGGACCCCACATGCCCTACTGGATGCCGTATCACCAGCTGCCCAACGACATACCATTCCACATGCTGTGCCGGTTGTCATACGACATATTAACCCGGATGAAAAGTCTTCCAGTCCAGTCTTCAGTTTCAAACCTCTCTACTGGGCTGTGCCTCTCATGGTGCTGCCCTTTCTCGTGCTGCTCTGCTGTTGTATCGGGCGACGGTGCACTGCATGT ATTCCGGGGTCACTGGGAAAGAAGTGCCTTACGGTGATTATGTCGTGTTGTAAGAAAGGCGAAACGACCGCGCAG ACAGGTGATTCTGCTGTCCCCCTACTGACGCCCGTCGTGGATCATCCTGCCGCACACAGCATCAACCCAGCTGCCATTGCTTCATCCTCAGCACCTGCTCATGGTGCCAGCGTGCCCAACCTGCCCAACTGA
- the LOC140846907 gene encoding anthrax toxin receptor-like isoform X7, which translates to MSFITYSTHGRINMKLTSNRKKINNALVELLNIRPSGAINMQHGLEKANEQIERTRAAGAKVPSLIIVLTGEQLLPESFAETQVEAAKSKQLGATLYFVGVQNYQLSQLLEIAGEEDHLFQVDSGYPGLEDIVDPLIARSCVQITSVDFSAICNRDTNEVKVIGKGFKNIQKDEVVCQFRLGKETARIEALSVQDTSITCPGPKLNNQGQAVFIDISLNNGLSFIKTDFDVSNRSCVTSRERTPHALLDAVSPAAQRHTIPHAVPVVIRHINPDEKSSSPVFSFKPLYWAVPLMVLPFLVLLCCCIGRRCTACIPGSLGKKCLTVIMSCCKKGETTAQTGDSAVPLLTPVVDHPAAHSINPAAIASSSAPAHGASVPNLPN; encoded by the exons ATGTCGTTCATTACCTACTCGACACACGGCCGCATCAACATGAAGCTGACCTCGAACAG aaaaaaaataaacaatgcgCTTGTTGAATTGCTCAATATACGACCTTCCGGAGCCATAAATATGCAGCACGGATTGGAAAAG GCCAATGAGCAGATCGAAAGAACACGAGCTGCAG GAGCAAAGGTACCCAGCCTCATCATCGTGCTGACAGGTGAACAACTGCTGCCAGAATCGTTTGCAGAGACACAAGTTGAA gctgcAAAATCCAAGCAGTTGGGGGCAACTCTGTATTTCGTAGGTGTGCAAAATTATCAGCTATCCCAG CTGTTGGAAATTGCTGGTGAAGAGGATCATCTGTTTCAAGTGGACAGTGGATACCCTGGACTGGAAGACATCGTTGACCCA CTTATAGCAAGGTCATGTGTGCAGATTACGTCTGTGGATTTCTCCGCTATCTGCAACAGAG ATACAAATGAAGTCAAGGTTATtggaaaaggttttaaaaacatacagaagGATGAAGTTGTGTGTCAGTTTCGACTTGGAAAGGAAACGGCAA GAATAGAGGCTCTATCTGTGCAAGACACCTCCATTACATGCCCAGGACCGAAGTTAAATAATCAGGGCCA GGCCGTCTTCATTGATATCAGCCTGAATAATGGCCTGTCCTTTATCAAGACCGATTTCGATGTCAGCAATAGAAGCTGTGTGACTTCCAGG GAGAGGACCCCACATGCCCTACTGGATGCCGTATCACCAGCTGCCCAACGACATACCATTCCACATGCTGTGCCGGTTGTCATACGACATATTAACCCGGATGAAAAGTCTTCCAGTCCAGTCTTCAGTTTCAAACCTCTCTACTGGGCTGTGCCTCTCATGGTGCTGCCCTTTCTCGTGCTGCTCTGCTGTTGTATCGGGCGACGGTGCACTGCATGT ATTCCGGGGTCACTGGGAAAGAAGTGCCTTACGGTGATTATGTCGTGTTGTAAGAAAGGCGAAACGACCGCGCAG ACAGGTGATTCTGCTGTCCCCCTACTGACGCCCGTCGTGGATCATCCTGCCGCACACAGCATCAACCCAGCTGCCATTGCTTCATCCTCAGCACCTGCTCATGGTGCCAGCGTGCCCAACCTGCCCAACTGA
- the LOC140846907 gene encoding anthrax toxin receptor-like isoform X2 codes for MLGPMFVILLLLLLPSLFLTTRSTLHRYFTQDQGHHPSSRLQESPADGESCWSTDDLYFVLDSSRSVNDNWEFTQSFVQDLVNRFKNPKQRMSFITYSTHGRINMKLTSNRKKINNALVELLNIRPSGAINMQHGLEKANEQIERTRAAGAKVPSLIIVLTGEQLLPESFAETQVEAAKSKQLGATLYFVGVQNYQLSQLLEIAGEEDHLFQVDSGYPGLEDIVDPLIARSCVQITSVDFSAICNRDTNEVKVIGKGFKNIQKDEVVCQFRLGKETARIEALSVQDTSITCPGPKLNNQGQAVFIDISLNNGLSFIKTDFDVSNRSCVTSRERTPHALLDAVSPAAQRHTIPHAVPVVIRHINPDEKSSSPVFSFKPLYWAVPLMVLPFLVLLCCCIGRRCTACIPGSLGKKCLTVIMSCCKKGETTAQTGDSAVPLLTPVVDHPAAHSINPAAIASSSAPAHGASVPNLPN; via the exons ATGCTGGGACCCATGTTTGTcatcctcctgctgctgctgctgccatcTCTGTTCCTGACCACCCGGAGCACCCTCCACCGCTACTTCACCCAGGACCAAGGtcaccaccccagctccaggctccaggagagcccagcagaTGGGGAATCCTGCTGGAGCACTGACGACCTGTACTTCGTCTTGGACTC atcacGCAGTGTAAATGACAACTGGGAGTTCACACAGAGCTTTGTGCAGGATTTggtgaacagatttaaaaa CCCCAAACAGCGTATGTCGTTCATTACCTACTCGACACACGGCCGCATCAACATGAAGCTGACCTCGAACAG aaaaaaaataaacaatgcgCTTGTTGAATTGCTCAATATACGACCTTCCGGAGCCATAAATATGCAGCACGGATTGGAAAAG GCCAATGAGCAGATCGAAAGAACACGAGCTGCAG GAGCAAAGGTACCCAGCCTCATCATCGTGCTGACAGGTGAACAACTGCTGCCAGAATCGTTTGCAGAGACACAAGTTGAA gctgcAAAATCCAAGCAGTTGGGGGCAACTCTGTATTTCGTAGGTGTGCAAAATTATCAGCTATCCCAG CTGTTGGAAATTGCTGGTGAAGAGGATCATCTGTTTCAAGTGGACAGTGGATACCCTGGACTGGAAGACATCGTTGACCCA CTTATAGCAAGGTCATGTGTGCAGATTACGTCTGTGGATTTCTCCGCTATCTGCAACAGAG ATACAAATGAAGTCAAGGTTATtggaaaaggttttaaaaacatacagaagGATGAAGTTGTGTGTCAGTTTCGACTTGGAAAGGAAACGGCAA GAATAGAGGCTCTATCTGTGCAAGACACCTCCATTACATGCCCAGGACCGAAGTTAAATAATCAGGGCCA GGCCGTCTTCATTGATATCAGCCTGAATAATGGCCTGTCCTTTATCAAGACCGATTTCGATGTCAGCAATAGAAGCTGTGTGACTTCCAGG GAGAGGACCCCACATGCCCTACTGGATGCCGTATCACCAGCTGCCCAACGACATACCATTCCACATGCTGTGCCGGTTGTCATACGACATATTAACCCGGATGAAAAGTCTTCCAGTCCAGTCTTCAGTTTCAAACCTCTCTACTGGGCTGTGCCTCTCATGGTGCTGCCCTTTCTCGTGCTGCTCTGCTGTTGTATCGGGCGACGGTGCACTGCATGT ATTCCGGGGTCACTGGGAAAGAAGTGCCTTACGGTGATTATGTCGTGTTGTAAGAAAGGCGAAACGACCGCGCAG ACAGGTGATTCTGCTGTCCCCCTACTGACGCCCGTCGTGGATCATCCTGCCGCACACAGCATCAACCCAGCTGCCATTGCTTCATCCTCAGCACCTGCTCATGGTGCCAGCGTGCCCAACCTGCCCAACTGA
- the LOC140846907 gene encoding anthrax toxin receptor-like isoform X6, which produces MGPRMLGPMFVILLLLLLPSLFLTTRSTLHRYFTQDQGHHPSSRLQESPADGESCWSTDDLYFVLDSSRSVNDNWEFTQSFVQDLVNRFKNPKQRMSFITYSTHGRINMKLTSNRKKINNALVELLNIRPSGAINMQHGLEKANEQIERTRAAGAKVPSLIIVLTGEQLLPESFAETQVEAAKSKQLGATLYFVGVQNYQLSQLLEIAGEEDHLFQVDSGYPGLEDIVDPLIARSCVQITSVDFSAICNRDTNEVKVIGKGFKNIQKDEVVCQFRLGKETARIEALSVQDTSITCPGPKLNNQGQRGPHMPYWMPYHQLPNDIPFHMLCRLSYDILTRMKSLPVQSSVSNLSTGLCLSWCCPFSCCSAVVSGDGALHVQVILLSPY; this is translated from the exons ATGGGCCCCAGGATGCTGGGACCCATGTTTGTcatcctcctgctgctgctgctgccatcTCTGTTCCTGACCACCCGGAGCACCCTCCACCGCTACTTCACCCAGGACCAAGGtcaccaccccagctccaggctccaggagagcccagcagaTGGGGAATCCTGCTGGAGCACTGACGACCTGTACTTCGTCTTGGACTC atcacGCAGTGTAAATGACAACTGGGAGTTCACACAGAGCTTTGTGCAGGATTTggtgaacagatttaaaaa CCCCAAACAGCGTATGTCGTTCATTACCTACTCGACACACGGCCGCATCAACATGAAGCTGACCTCGAACAG aaaaaaaataaacaatgcgCTTGTTGAATTGCTCAATATACGACCTTCCGGAGCCATAAATATGCAGCACGGATTGGAAAAG GCCAATGAGCAGATCGAAAGAACACGAGCTGCAG GAGCAAAGGTACCCAGCCTCATCATCGTGCTGACAGGTGAACAACTGCTGCCAGAATCGTTTGCAGAGACACAAGTTGAA gctgcAAAATCCAAGCAGTTGGGGGCAACTCTGTATTTCGTAGGTGTGCAAAATTATCAGCTATCCCAG CTGTTGGAAATTGCTGGTGAAGAGGATCATCTGTTTCAAGTGGACAGTGGATACCCTGGACTGGAAGACATCGTTGACCCA CTTATAGCAAGGTCATGTGTGCAGATTACGTCTGTGGATTTCTCCGCTATCTGCAACAGAG ATACAAATGAAGTCAAGGTTATtggaaaaggttttaaaaacatacagaagGATGAAGTTGTGTGTCAGTTTCGACTTGGAAAGGAAACGGCAA GAATAGAGGCTCTATCTGTGCAAGACACCTCCATTACATGCCCAGGACCGAAGTTAAATAATCAGGGCCA GAGAGGACCCCACATGCCCTACTGGATGCCGTATCACCAGCTGCCCAACGACATACCATTCCACATGCTGTGCCGGTTGTCATACGACATATTAACCCGGATGAAAAGTCTTCCAGTCCAGTCTTCAGTTTCAAACCTCTCTACTGGGCTGTGCCTCTCATGGTGCTGCCCTTTCTCGTGCTGCTCTGCTGTTGTATCGGGCGACGGTGCACTGCATGT ACAGGTGATTCTGCTGTCCCCCTACTGA
- the LOC140846907 gene encoding anthrax toxin receptor-like isoform X5 — protein sequence MGPRMLGPMFVILLLLLLPSLFLTTRSTLHRYFTQDQGHHPSSRLQESPADGESCWSTDDLYFVLDSSRSVNDNWEFTQSFVQDLVNRFKNPKQRMSFITYSTHGRINMKLTSNRKKINNALVELLNIRPSGAINMQHGLEKANEQIERTRAAGAKVPSLIIVLTGEQLLPESFAETQVEAAKSKQLGATLYFVGVQNYQLSQLLEIAGEEDHLFQVDSGYPGLEDIVDPLIARSCVQITSVDFSAICNRDTNEVKVIGKGFKNIQKDEVVCQFRLGKETARIEALSVQDTSITCPGPKLNNQGQRGPHMPYWMPYHQLPNDIPFHMLCRLSYDILTRMKSLPVQSSVSNLSTGLCLSWCCPFSCCSAVVSGDGALHVFRGHWERSALR from the exons ATGGGCCCCAGGATGCTGGGACCCATGTTTGTcatcctcctgctgctgctgctgccatcTCTGTTCCTGACCACCCGGAGCACCCTCCACCGCTACTTCACCCAGGACCAAGGtcaccaccccagctccaggctccaggagagcccagcagaTGGGGAATCCTGCTGGAGCACTGACGACCTGTACTTCGTCTTGGACTC atcacGCAGTGTAAATGACAACTGGGAGTTCACACAGAGCTTTGTGCAGGATTTggtgaacagatttaaaaa CCCCAAACAGCGTATGTCGTTCATTACCTACTCGACACACGGCCGCATCAACATGAAGCTGACCTCGAACAG aaaaaaaataaacaatgcgCTTGTTGAATTGCTCAATATACGACCTTCCGGAGCCATAAATATGCAGCACGGATTGGAAAAG GCCAATGAGCAGATCGAAAGAACACGAGCTGCAG GAGCAAAGGTACCCAGCCTCATCATCGTGCTGACAGGTGAACAACTGCTGCCAGAATCGTTTGCAGAGACACAAGTTGAA gctgcAAAATCCAAGCAGTTGGGGGCAACTCTGTATTTCGTAGGTGTGCAAAATTATCAGCTATCCCAG CTGTTGGAAATTGCTGGTGAAGAGGATCATCTGTTTCAAGTGGACAGTGGATACCCTGGACTGGAAGACATCGTTGACCCA CTTATAGCAAGGTCATGTGTGCAGATTACGTCTGTGGATTTCTCCGCTATCTGCAACAGAG ATACAAATGAAGTCAAGGTTATtggaaaaggttttaaaaacatacagaagGATGAAGTTGTGTGTCAGTTTCGACTTGGAAAGGAAACGGCAA GAATAGAGGCTCTATCTGTGCAAGACACCTCCATTACATGCCCAGGACCGAAGTTAAATAATCAGGGCCA GAGAGGACCCCACATGCCCTACTGGATGCCGTATCACCAGCTGCCCAACGACATACCATTCCACATGCTGTGCCGGTTGTCATACGACATATTAACCCGGATGAAAAGTCTTCCAGTCCAGTCTTCAGTTTCAAACCTCTCTACTGGGCTGTGCCTCTCATGGTGCTGCCCTTTCTCGTGCTGCTCTGCTGTTGTATCGGGCGACGGTGCACTGCATGT ATTCCGGGGTCACTGGGAAAGAAGTGCCTTACGGTGA
- the LOC140846907 gene encoding anthrax toxin receptor-like isoform X3, which translates to MGPRMLGPMFVILLLLLLPSLFLTTRSTLHRYFTQDQGHHPSSRLQESPADGESCWSTDDLYFVLDSSRSVNDNWEFTQSFVQDLVNRFKNPKQRMSFITYSTHGRINMKLTSNRKKINNALVELLNIRPSGAINMQHGLEKANEQIERTRAAGAKVPSLIIVLTGEQLLPESFAETQVEAAKSKQLGATLYFVGVQNYQLSQLLEIAGEEDHLFQVDSGYPGLEDIVDPLIARSCVQITSVDFSAICNRDTNEVKVIGKGFKNIQKDEVVCQFRLGKETARIEALSVQDTSITCPGPKLNNQGQAVFIDISLNNGLSFIKTDFDVSNRSCVTSRERTPHALLDAVSPAAQRHTIPHAVPVVIRHINPDEKSSSPVFSFKPLYWAVPLMVLPFLVLLCCCIGRRCTACTGDSAVPLLTPVVDHPAAHSINPAAIASSSAPAHGASVPNLPN; encoded by the exons ATGGGCCCCAGGATGCTGGGACCCATGTTTGTcatcctcctgctgctgctgctgccatcTCTGTTCCTGACCACCCGGAGCACCCTCCACCGCTACTTCACCCAGGACCAAGGtcaccaccccagctccaggctccaggagagcccagcagaTGGGGAATCCTGCTGGAGCACTGACGACCTGTACTTCGTCTTGGACTC atcacGCAGTGTAAATGACAACTGGGAGTTCACACAGAGCTTTGTGCAGGATTTggtgaacagatttaaaaa CCCCAAACAGCGTATGTCGTTCATTACCTACTCGACACACGGCCGCATCAACATGAAGCTGACCTCGAACAG aaaaaaaataaacaatgcgCTTGTTGAATTGCTCAATATACGACCTTCCGGAGCCATAAATATGCAGCACGGATTGGAAAAG GCCAATGAGCAGATCGAAAGAACACGAGCTGCAG GAGCAAAGGTACCCAGCCTCATCATCGTGCTGACAGGTGAACAACTGCTGCCAGAATCGTTTGCAGAGACACAAGTTGAA gctgcAAAATCCAAGCAGTTGGGGGCAACTCTGTATTTCGTAGGTGTGCAAAATTATCAGCTATCCCAG CTGTTGGAAATTGCTGGTGAAGAGGATCATCTGTTTCAAGTGGACAGTGGATACCCTGGACTGGAAGACATCGTTGACCCA CTTATAGCAAGGTCATGTGTGCAGATTACGTCTGTGGATTTCTCCGCTATCTGCAACAGAG ATACAAATGAAGTCAAGGTTATtggaaaaggttttaaaaacatacagaagGATGAAGTTGTGTGTCAGTTTCGACTTGGAAAGGAAACGGCAA GAATAGAGGCTCTATCTGTGCAAGACACCTCCATTACATGCCCAGGACCGAAGTTAAATAATCAGGGCCA GGCCGTCTTCATTGATATCAGCCTGAATAATGGCCTGTCCTTTATCAAGACCGATTTCGATGTCAGCAATAGAAGCTGTGTGACTTCCAGG GAGAGGACCCCACATGCCCTACTGGATGCCGTATCACCAGCTGCCCAACGACATACCATTCCACATGCTGTGCCGGTTGTCATACGACATATTAACCCGGATGAAAAGTCTTCCAGTCCAGTCTTCAGTTTCAAACCTCTCTACTGGGCTGTGCCTCTCATGGTGCTGCCCTTTCTCGTGCTGCTCTGCTGTTGTATCGGGCGACGGTGCACTGCATGT ACAGGTGATTCTGCTGTCCCCCTACTGACGCCCGTCGTGGATCATCCTGCCGCACACAGCATCAACCCAGCTGCCATTGCTTCATCCTCAGCACCTGCTCATGGTGCCAGCGTGCCCAACCTGCCCAACTGA
- the LOC140846907 gene encoding anthrax toxin receptor-like isoform X1, producing the protein MGPRMLGPMFVILLLLLLPSLFLTTRSTLHRYFTQDQGHHPSSRLQESPADGESCWSTDDLYFVLDSSRSVNDNWEFTQSFVQDLVNRFKNPKQRMSFITYSTHGRINMKLTSNRKKINNALVELLNIRPSGAINMQHGLEKANEQIERTRAAGAKVPSLIIVLTGEQLLPESFAETQVEAAKSKQLGATLYFVGVQNYQLSQLLEIAGEEDHLFQVDSGYPGLEDIVDPLIARSCVQITSVDFSAICNRDTNEVKVIGKGFKNIQKDEVVCQFRLGKETARIEALSVQDTSITCPGPKLNNQGQAVFIDISLNNGLSFIKTDFDVSNRSCVTSRERTPHALLDAVSPAAQRHTIPHAVPVVIRHINPDEKSSSPVFSFKPLYWAVPLMVLPFLVLLCCCIGRRCTACIPGSLGKKCLTVIMSCCKKGETTAQTGDSAVPLLTPVVDHPAAHSINPAAIASSSAPAHGASVPNLPN; encoded by the exons ATGGGCCCCAGGATGCTGGGACCCATGTTTGTcatcctcctgctgctgctgctgccatcTCTGTTCCTGACCACCCGGAGCACCCTCCACCGCTACTTCACCCAGGACCAAGGtcaccaccccagctccaggctccaggagagcccagcagaTGGGGAATCCTGCTGGAGCACTGACGACCTGTACTTCGTCTTGGACTC atcacGCAGTGTAAATGACAACTGGGAGTTCACACAGAGCTTTGTGCAGGATTTggtgaacagatttaaaaa CCCCAAACAGCGTATGTCGTTCATTACCTACTCGACACACGGCCGCATCAACATGAAGCTGACCTCGAACAG aaaaaaaataaacaatgcgCTTGTTGAATTGCTCAATATACGACCTTCCGGAGCCATAAATATGCAGCACGGATTGGAAAAG GCCAATGAGCAGATCGAAAGAACACGAGCTGCAG GAGCAAAGGTACCCAGCCTCATCATCGTGCTGACAGGTGAACAACTGCTGCCAGAATCGTTTGCAGAGACACAAGTTGAA gctgcAAAATCCAAGCAGTTGGGGGCAACTCTGTATTTCGTAGGTGTGCAAAATTATCAGCTATCCCAG CTGTTGGAAATTGCTGGTGAAGAGGATCATCTGTTTCAAGTGGACAGTGGATACCCTGGACTGGAAGACATCGTTGACCCA CTTATAGCAAGGTCATGTGTGCAGATTACGTCTGTGGATTTCTCCGCTATCTGCAACAGAG ATACAAATGAAGTCAAGGTTATtggaaaaggttttaaaaacatacagaagGATGAAGTTGTGTGTCAGTTTCGACTTGGAAAGGAAACGGCAA GAATAGAGGCTCTATCTGTGCAAGACACCTCCATTACATGCCCAGGACCGAAGTTAAATAATCAGGGCCA GGCCGTCTTCATTGATATCAGCCTGAATAATGGCCTGTCCTTTATCAAGACCGATTTCGATGTCAGCAATAGAAGCTGTGTGACTTCCAGG GAGAGGACCCCACATGCCCTACTGGATGCCGTATCACCAGCTGCCCAACGACATACCATTCCACATGCTGTGCCGGTTGTCATACGACATATTAACCCGGATGAAAAGTCTTCCAGTCCAGTCTTCAGTTTCAAACCTCTCTACTGGGCTGTGCCTCTCATGGTGCTGCCCTTTCTCGTGCTGCTCTGCTGTTGTATCGGGCGACGGTGCACTGCATGT ATTCCGGGGTCACTGGGAAAGAAGTGCCTTACGGTGATTATGTCGTGTTGTAAGAAAGGCGAAACGACCGCGCAG ACAGGTGATTCTGCTGTCCCCCTACTGACGCCCGTCGTGGATCATCCTGCCGCACACAGCATCAACCCAGCTGCCATTGCTTCATCCTCAGCACCTGCTCATGGTGCCAGCGTGCCCAACCTGCCCAACTGA